Proteins encoded in a region of the Oscillospiraceae bacterium MB24-C1 genome:
- a CDS encoding helix-turn-helix domain-containing protein — protein MSNRLFQGIIHQMRDSIDRVIGVIDDTAHIVACSDLSKLDSSREYLALDLGEGRTFVRDGCTYKPFGTGQRPDFAVFVEGTDDMASRYAGILAVAVSGIKQYYDEKYDRGNFIKNVMLDNILPGDVYIKARELHFNTDVSRVVFLVRIVSASGVSAFDVIQNLFPDKQKDFVFSISENDIVIVKEIKPGIESKDLEKLARSIVDTLAGEFYTRIVVGIGTVVVGVKDLARSFKEAQVSLEVGKVFDTEKTIVRYDNLGIARLIYQLPTTLCEMFLREVFIKGSIDSLDKETLFTIQKFFENNLNVSETSRKLFVHRNTLVYRLEKIKKLTGLDLREFDHAIVFKVALMVKKYLTANPVKY, from the coding sequence ATGTCTAACCGGCTGTTTCAGGGCATCATCCATCAAATGCGAGATTCGATCGATCGCGTGATCGGTGTGATTGATGACACCGCTCACATTGTTGCGTGTTCCGATTTGTCCAAGCTGGACAGCTCACGGGAGTATCTTGCTCTTGACCTTGGAGAAGGTCGTACCTTTGTGCGCGACGGCTGCACCTATAAGCCGTTTGGTACCGGGCAGCGCCCCGATTTTGCGGTGTTTGTAGAAGGCACCGACGATATGGCTTCGCGTTACGCTGGCATTCTGGCGGTCGCGGTGTCGGGCATCAAGCAGTATTATGATGAAAAGTATGACCGGGGCAACTTTATCAAAAACGTCATGCTAGACAATATTCTGCCTGGTGACGTCTATATCAAGGCGCGTGAGCTGCACTTCAATACTGATGTTTCACGCGTTGTGTTTTTGGTGCGTATTGTTTCAGCTTCTGGCGTATCGGCGTTCGACGTCATTCAGAACCTGTTTCCGGACAAGCAAAAGGATTTCGTTTTCAGCATCTCTGAAAATGACATTGTTATTGTCAAAGAAATTAAACCCGGAATTGAATCAAAGGATCTTGAAAAGTTGGCACGCTCCATCGTCGACACGCTCGCGGGTGAGTTTTACACTCGTATCGTCGTTGGTATCGGCACCGTTGTTGTAGGTGTCAAGGATTTAGCCCGTTCCTTTAAAGAGGCGCAGGTATCTCTTGAAGTTGGAAAGGTGTTTGACACCGAAAAGACCATTGTGCGGTATGATAATCTTGGCATTGCCCGTTTGATTTATCAACTGCCTACCACACTGTGTGAGATGTTCCTGCGGGAGGTGTTTATCAAGGGTTCAATTGACAGCCTTGATAAAGAGACGCTCTTTACCATTCAGAAGTTCTTTGAGAACAACCTGAATGTTTCCGAAACTTCAAGAAAGCTGTTTGTTCACCGCAACACGCTAGTCTACCGTCTGGAGAAGATTAAAAAGCTTACGGGCCTTGATCTGCGTGAGTTTGATCATGCCATCGTTTTTAAGGTGGCATTGATGGTTAAAAAATACCTGACTGCAAATCCAGTTAAGTATTGA
- the metG gene encoding methionine--tRNA ligase produces MKKKPFYITTPIYYPSDKLHIGHSYCTVATDVMARYKRMRGFDVMFLTGTDEHGQKIEEKAAAASVTPQEYVDNVVAGIKKLWKLMNISNDRFIRTTDDYHVESVQKIFKDLYDRGDIYKSAYKGKYCTPCESFWTESQLVDGKCPDCGREVKDAEEEAYFFRLSKYADRLMTYYYEENPTFIEPVSRLNEMVNNFIKPGLEDLCVSRTSFTWGIPVTFDPGHIVYVWVDALSNYITALGYGNDQYHDYERYWPADVHFVGKEITRFHTIIWPAMLMALDLPLPKKVFGHGWLLLEGGKMSKSKGNVVDPVVLCERYSVDAIRYFLLREFPFGSDGVFSNQALITRINADLANDLGNLVSRTLAMGERYFGQTLPQDRRFVTPDEQLIAMLDVLRERYSDLMESFTFQSALAEVFKVISRANKYIDETTPWILGKNPDETDRLAAVIYNLLETIRICTTLLVPFMPDTCNKIFTQLGCPEDDRTFEKALYYANTGYCIDKLDNLFPRIDLKKELALLEQQETEKAAKTAPNAKTGCNKSSEGSKVEGIISIDDFMNVKLLVAKIISCEPVPKSDKLLQLNLDDGSGTPRQVVSGIHPWYEPEALIGKKVAVVANLKPAKLRGVMSQGMILAADVGDAARVLFIDDAVPCGARIR; encoded by the coding sequence ATGAAAAAGAAACCTTTTTATATCACAACGCCCATTTACTATCCTTCTGATAAGCTGCACATCGGACACAGCTATTGTACCGTTGCCACCGATGTGATGGCAAGATATAAGCGAATGCGCGGATTTGACGTGATGTTCCTAACCGGTACCGATGAGCACGGACAAAAAATTGAAGAGAAGGCCGCTGCCGCCTCTGTAACGCCTCAAGAATATGTCGATAATGTTGTTGCGGGCATCAAAAAGCTTTGGAAGCTGATGAATATTTCTAACGATCGTTTTATCCGCACTACTGACGACTACCATGTAGAATCGGTTCAAAAGATTTTTAAAGACCTTTATGATCGCGGAGACATCTATAAAAGCGCCTATAAAGGCAAGTACTGCACCCCCTGTGAATCGTTCTGGACTGAAAGCCAGTTGGTCGACGGCAAATGTCCCGACTGCGGCCGAGAAGTCAAGGACGCCGAGGAGGAGGCATATTTTTTCCGCCTTTCTAAATACGCAGACCGTCTGATGACTTATTATTATGAAGAGAATCCCACCTTTATAGAGCCGGTTTCTCGCCTCAACGAGATGGTCAATAATTTCATTAAACCCGGCCTTGAGGATCTGTGCGTCTCCCGCACTTCATTTACTTGGGGCATTCCGGTCACCTTCGACCCCGGCCACATTGTATATGTATGGGTCGACGCGCTCTCAAACTATATCACCGCGCTGGGCTACGGCAACGACCAGTATCACGACTATGAGAGATACTGGCCGGCTGATGTGCATTTTGTCGGCAAAGAAATCACCCGTTTCCACACCATCATCTGGCCCGCCATGCTTATGGCGCTGGACCTGCCTCTGCCTAAAAAAGTGTTCGGCCACGGCTGGTTGCTGCTCGAGGGCGGCAAAATGTCAAAATCCAAGGGCAACGTTGTTGACCCCGTCGTGCTTTGTGAGCGCTATAGCGTAGACGCCATCCGTTATTTCCTACTACGCGAGTTCCCGTTTGGATCTGACGGCGTTTTTTCTAACCAGGCACTGATCACTCGCATCAACGCCGATTTGGCCAACGATTTGGGCAATCTGGTCTCGCGCACCCTCGCGATGGGAGAGCGCTATTTTGGCCAGACCCTCCCACAGGATCGCCGTTTTGTCACACCCGACGAACAGCTCATTGCCATGCTGGATGTTTTGCGTGAGCGATATTCTGACCTGATGGAGAGCTTCACCTTCCAGTCGGCGCTAGCCGAGGTGTTCAAGGTGATTTCTCGCGCCAACAAATATATCGATGAGACCACACCGTGGATATTGGGTAAAAATCCAGACGAGACCGACCGTCTTGCCGCTGTTATTTACAACCTTCTCGAAACCATCCGTATCTGCACAACGTTGCTGGTTCCGTTCATGCCGGATACCTGCAATAAAATATTTACGCAGCTGGGTTGCCCTGAAGACGATCGCACCTTTGAAAAAGCGCTCTATTACGCCAACACCGGCTACTGTATAGACAAATTGGATAATCTTTTCCCACGCATCGACCTGAAAAAGGAGCTTGCGCTCTTGGAACAGCAGGAGACCGAAAAAGCGGCCAAAACTGCGCCAAATGCCAAAACTGGCTGCAATAAAAGTTCGGAGGGCTCCAAGGTTGAGGGCATCATCTCAATAGACGATTTTATGAACGTTAAATTACTGGTTGCCAAAATAATTAGCTGTGAACCGGTGCCCAAGTCCGATAAACTGCTGCAACTGAACTTGGATGACGGGTCGGGCACGCCCCGCCAGGTTGTCAGCGGCATCCACCCCTGGTATGAGCCAGAAGCACTTATCGGCAAAAAGGTTGCAGTTGTAGCCAACCTGAAACCCGCCAAGCTACGTGGCGTAATGAGCCAAGGCATGATTCTAGCCGCCGATGTCGGCGACGCCGCCCGCGTGCTGTTTATTGACGACGCCGTTCCTTGCGGCGCGAGGATTCGATAA
- a CDS encoding TatD family hydrolase produces MVYFFDSHAHYDQKRFDDDREAVIASLRPNGVGAVLNSASDIASSEAALSLAQKHLFFRASAGVHPHSAAELDDNTLLRIEQLCREPEVVAIGEIGLDYYYNYAPKEVQQAAFRRQLELAHELDYPVIIHSRDAAQDTFDLVKKFRPRGVVHCFSGSAELAREYAAMGLYLGFTGVITFQNAKKPFSAAAAVPRSQLLIETDCPYMAPVPFRGRRCDSTMLSTTAAALATAQNCDVETLARDTWQNTINCFSLENWQPQP; encoded by the coding sequence ATGGTATATTTCTTCGATTCTCACGCACACTATGATCAAAAGCGTTTCGATGACGACCGTGAGGCCGTCATCGCGTCTTTACGGCCCAATGGTGTCGGGGCGGTGCTCAATTCCGCCAGTGATATCGCCTCGAGCGAGGCAGCACTTTCGCTGGCCCAAAAGCATCTCTTTTTTCGTGCTTCCGCCGGAGTTCATCCGCATTCGGCAGCTGAGCTTGACGACAATACCCTGCTTAGAATTGAGCAGCTTTGCCGCGAACCTGAAGTGGTTGCCATCGGTGAGATAGGACTTGACTACTATTATAATTACGCCCCAAAAGAAGTGCAGCAGGCCGCCTTTCGCCGCCAGCTGGAGCTGGCACATGAGCTGGATTATCCGGTGATCATTCACAGCCGAGATGCTGCACAGGATACTTTTGATCTTGTAAAGAAATTTCGCCCTCGCGGCGTGGTACACTGTTTTTCGGGGTCTGCTGAACTGGCACGCGAATATGCCGCCATGGGACTATATCTGGGTTTTACAGGCGTGATCACCTTTCAAAATGCTAAAAAGCCCTTCTCGGCTGCGGCAGCTGTGCCGCGTTCTCAGCTTTTGATTGAGACCGACTGCCCTTATATGGCGCCCGTACCCTTTCGGGGTCGGCGATGTGACTCCACCATGTTGTCCACAACGGCAGCCGCACTTGCGACTGCTCAGAACTGCGATGTTGAAACGCTTGCACGGGACACCTGGCAAAACACAATTAACTGTTTTTCGCTGGAAAACTGGCAGCCGCAGCCCTGA
- the gdhA gene encoding NADP-specific glutamate dehydrogenase → MNAYVESVIEKVKKKYHYEPEFVQCVEEVLSTLSPVVDAHPEYEKADLLGRMVEPERMISFRVTWVDDNGLAQTNTGYRCQFNGAIGPYKGGLRFAPNVYSGIIKFLGFEQTFKDSLTSLPMGGAKGGADFDPTGKSDAEIMRFCQSFMSELYRHIGPDVDVPAGDLGVGAREVGYLYGQYRRLRGAFENGTITGKGMSFGGSLIRPEATGFGAVYYLVEVLKHENDSIKGKTVALSGFGNVCWGVAKKLAELGAKPVTLSGPDGYIYDPDGIITEEKISYMLEMRTSNRNKVKDYADKFGCKFVPNAKPWGEKVDIIMPCAMQNDVDLTAAKKLVENGVKYYIEVANMPTTNEALLYLMDQKNVIVAPCKAVNAGGVSVSGLEMSQNSMRYNWTAEEVDAKLKQIMKQIHDNSVECAERYGLGYNLVAGANIVGFQKVADAMIAQGIF, encoded by the coding sequence ATGAACGCGTATGTCGAAAGTGTAATCGAAAAAGTCAAGAAAAAGTACCACTATGAACCCGAGTTTGTACAGTGTGTTGAAGAAGTACTCAGCACCCTGTCCCCCGTCGTGGACGCGCACCCTGAGTATGAGAAAGCTGACCTGCTCGGCAGAATGGTTGAGCCTGAGAGAATGATCTCTTTCCGCGTGACTTGGGTGGACGATAACGGCCTTGCCCAGACCAACACCGGTTACCGTTGCCAGTTCAACGGCGCCATCGGCCCATACAAGGGTGGCCTGCGCTTTGCTCCCAACGTTTATTCCGGCATCATTAAGTTCCTTGGTTTTGAGCAGACTTTTAAGGATTCCCTGACCTCCCTGCCTATGGGTGGTGCTAAGGGCGGCGCTGACTTCGACCCCACCGGCAAATCCGACGCCGAAATCATGCGTTTCTGCCAGTCCTTCATGAGCGAGCTTTATCGCCACATCGGCCCCGATGTTGACGTTCCCGCTGGCGACCTTGGCGTTGGCGCACGCGAGGTTGGTTATCTTTACGGCCAATACAGAAGACTGCGTGGCGCATTTGAAAATGGCACCATCACCGGCAAGGGCATGTCCTTCGGCGGTTCTCTGATCCGCCCTGAAGCGACCGGATTTGGCGCTGTTTATTATCTTGTTGAAGTGCTCAAGCACGAAAACGACTCCATCAAGGGCAAGACTGTTGCACTGTCTGGCTTCGGCAATGTTTGCTGGGGCGTCGCTAAGAAGCTCGCAGAGCTCGGCGCTAAGCCTGTAACCCTCTCTGGTCCTGATGGCTATATCTATGATCCCGATGGCATCATCACCGAAGAGAAGATCAGCTACATGCTTGAAATGCGTACTTCCAACCGCAATAAGGTCAAGGATTACGCTGACAAGTTCGGCTGCAAGTTTGTCCCCAACGCAAAGCCCTGGGGCGAGAAGGTTGACATCATCATGCCTTGCGCTATGCAGAACGACGTTGATCTCACAGCTGCTAAGAAGCTTGTTGAAAACGGTGTTAAGTATTACATCGAAGTTGCCAACATGCCCACCACCAACGAGGCGCTCCTTTACCTGATGGATCAGAAGAACGTTATCGTTGCACCCTGCAAGGCTGTCAACGCCGGCGGTGTTTCGGTTTCCGGTCTTGAGATGAGCCAGAACTCCATGAGATACAACTGGACTGCTGAAGAAGTCGACGCCAAGCTCAAGCAGATTATGAAGCAGATTCACGACAATTCTGTCGAGTGCGCAGAGCGCTATGGTCTGGGTTATAACCTGGTTGCTGGTGCTAATATCGTTGGTTTCCAGAAAGTTGCCGACGCCATGATAGCACAGGGCATTTTCTAA
- a CDS encoding HD domain-containing protein, protein MRFDIPENIQTVLECLRRAGFRAVPVGGCVRDLLLGNTPHDWDITTSATPTEMLAVFSGFRMLKIGQGAAKHGTITVVIDHTPIEVTTFRQDGTYSDSRRPDSVCFSRAIETDLARRDFTINAMCLGEDDSIIDLFGGQQDLQKGIIRAIGAPERRFGEDALRILRALRFAAVLGFVIEPQTAGSMLQHTGQLAALSAERIRAELEKLLCAPDCARVLMEYHEIIFAVFPELKPTLGLEQRKDYHCYDVYAHTAHAVGFAPPESVLKVALLLHDIGKPLCADGHGHFYGHAAQSAKLAEVVLRRLKFGNTAREQILFLVQRHDLSLCDADKIKIKKLLSKYGFAAMRRLLLVQKADIMAQRPDMRQERLAGLERVECLMQSIAAQRLPLNRSELVVSGRDIIAAGVSQGPQLGVLLDLLLQKVLDETLPNEAEALLEYVRLNRPDEI, encoded by the coding sequence GTGCGATTTGATATTCCGGAAAATATTCAAACGGTGCTGGAATGTCTGCGCAGGGCGGGTTTTCGCGCGGTGCCGGTGGGCGGCTGTGTGCGCGACCTGTTGTTAGGCAACACGCCGCATGACTGGGATATTACCACCTCGGCTACACCGACGGAAATGTTGGCAGTGTTCTCTGGTTTTAGAATGCTCAAGATCGGTCAGGGTGCCGCAAAGCATGGAACGATAACCGTTGTTATTGACCATACACCAATCGAGGTGACAACCTTTAGGCAGGATGGAACCTATTCCGACAGCAGAAGGCCGGATAGTGTTTGTTTTTCGCGCGCGATTGAAACCGATCTTGCACGCAGAGACTTTACAATCAACGCGATGTGCTTAGGCGAAGACGATAGCATTATAGATCTGTTTGGTGGTCAGCAAGATTTACAAAAAGGCATCATACGTGCAATTGGGGCACCTGAGCGCCGCTTTGGCGAAGATGCTTTGCGGATTTTGCGGGCGTTGCGTTTTGCTGCTGTGTTGGGGTTTGTTATAGAACCTCAGACGGCGGGTAGCATGCTACAGCATACCGGCCAGCTTGCGGCACTTTCAGCCGAACGGATACGCGCCGAACTTGAAAAGCTGCTTTGTGCACCGGATTGTGCGCGAGTATTGATGGAATACCACGAAATAATTTTCGCCGTTTTTCCCGAACTAAAACCCACGTTGGGGTTGGAGCAGCGAAAGGATTACCACTGCTACGATGTATATGCCCATACTGCGCATGCAGTGGGGTTTGCACCGCCGGAATCTGTCCTGAAGGTTGCCCTGTTGCTACACGATATTGGAAAACCACTTTGCGCCGACGGCCACGGGCATTTTTATGGACACGCAGCACAAAGTGCCAAGTTGGCCGAAGTGGTTCTTAGACGTCTGAAATTTGGTAATACTGCGCGAGAACAGATTCTATTTCTCGTGCAACGGCATGACCTTTCGCTGTGCGATGCAGATAAGATTAAAATCAAAAAATTGCTTTCAAAGTATGGCTTTGCGGCAATGCGTCGATTGCTGTTAGTACAAAAAGCCGATATTATGGCGCAGCGACCGGATATGCGCCAAGAGAGGCTGGCGGGTCTTGAAAGGGTGGAATGTCTGATGCAAAGTATTGCAGCACAGCGACTACCCTTAAACCGGTCTGAGCTTGTTGTGTCCGGAAGAGATATCATTGCGGCAGGTGTTTCACAGGGGCCACAGCTCGGTGTACTGCTTGATTTGCTGCTGCAAAAGGTGCTTGATGAAACGCTGCCCAACGAAGCCGAAGCGCTGCTCGAATATGTTCGTTTGAATCGGCCTGATGAGATATGA
- a CDS encoding Mrp/NBP35 family ATP-binding protein: MSTECNHNCGSCSANCSERQNTQSLLEALNPQSSVKKVIAVVSGKGGVGKSLVTALMACEMNRRGAHVGVLDADITGPSAPRAFGIAQKAATDGNVILPVKSAGGIDVMSVNLLLENDADPVVWRGPVIANAVKQFWSDVLWEDIDYMFIDMPPGTGDVPLTVFQSIPVNGIIVVTSPQDLVSMIVEKAMRMAEMMNIPVLGLVENMSYVECPDCGKKFSIFGESKLGEIAEQHKTRVLGRLPIKPEIAAAVDAGAIESIPGGDWLALAANAVAVL, encoded by the coding sequence ATGAGCACAGAATGCAACCACAATTGTGGCAGCTGCTCCGCAAACTGCAGCGAACGCCAGAATACACAAAGTCTGCTCGAAGCGCTTAACCCCCAAAGTAGCGTTAAGAAAGTCATCGCTGTTGTCAGCGGTAAGGGTGGCGTTGGCAAAAGCCTTGTAACGGCACTGATGGCCTGTGAAATGAATCGGCGCGGCGCCCACGTCGGTGTGCTGGATGCCGACATCACCGGCCCCTCGGCCCCGCGAGCATTCGGCATTGCCCAAAAGGCCGCCACCGATGGGAACGTGATACTACCGGTAAAGTCGGCGGGGGGCATCGATGTGATGAGCGTCAACCTGCTGCTTGAAAATGACGCGGATCCTGTCGTCTGGCGCGGTCCTGTCATAGCCAATGCGGTCAAACAGTTTTGGAGCGACGTGCTCTGGGAAGATATCGACTATATGTTTATTGACATGCCCCCCGGAACCGGCGACGTACCACTGACGGTGTTTCAATCCATCCCAGTCAATGGCATCATTGTCGTCACCTCTCCACAGGATCTTGTTTCGATGATCGTAGAAAAAGCGATGCGCATGGCTGAGATGATGAACATACCGGTGCTTGGCCTGGTGGAAAATATGAGCTATGTTGAGTGCCCCGACTGCGGCAAAAAGTTTTCGATCTTTGGCGAAAGCAAACTGGGCGAGATTGCCGAACAGCACAAAACACGCGTGCTGGGCCGACTGCCAATCAAACCCGAAATTGCCGCTGCGGTGGATGCTGGCGCAATTGAGAGTATCCCTGGCGGTGACTGGCTGGCGTTAGCGGCCAACGCCGTAGCCGTATTGTAA
- the rpsT gene encoding 30S ribosomal protein S20, translating into MPNIKSAKKRVKVIATKTELNKAQKSRLRSTVKKAELSLAEGAENSAEVVRNAIKLVDQAAAKGVIHKNTASRKKSALANKLNKIG; encoded by the coding sequence ATGCCCAACATCAAATCCGCGAAAAAGAGAGTTAAGGTTATTGCAACGAAAACCGAGCTCAACAAGGCTCAGAAATCCCGTCTGAGATCCACCGTGAAGAAGGCGGAGCTTTCTCTCGCAGAGGGTGCTGAAAACAGCGCTGAGGTTGTTCGCAATGCCATCAAGCTTGTCGATCAGGCCGCCGCTAAGGGAGTTATTCACAAGAATACAGCTTCCCGTAAGAAGTCTGCTCTGGCTAACAAGCTGAATAAAATAGGCTAA
- the gpr gene encoding GPR endopeptidase codes for MQKSTEFRTDLALEAADTGDGKLPSGVSVSEKVIQDIKVTTVCIETPQAVERLGRPIGTYLTFEGALTNDQAFIDLLTHSLQELLPEGPVLVVGLGNRDITPDSLGPDVAQQVIATYHFLPEQLESIGLQNLRKVCSLAPGVMGQTGFEAASLVFAALKTLPFSAVIAVDALAARSASRLGNTIQLSTSGISPGSGVLNARAELSSQSLGVPVFSFGIPTVVDAATLLNDLCPSCSNSNEAALSMMVTPRDIDQVITQGARIMAVAINRALQPQLSQQDITALMS; via the coding sequence ATGCAAAAATCAACGGAATTTCGCACCGACCTAGCACTTGAAGCAGCCGATACCGGCGACGGAAAGCTGCCTTCTGGCGTATCTGTTTCAGAAAAGGTAATTCAAGACATTAAAGTTACCACTGTCTGCATTGAGACTCCGCAGGCCGTCGAGCGGCTTGGCCGGCCAATCGGGACATACCTGACCTTTGAGGGCGCATTGACAAACGATCAGGCATTTATCGACCTTTTGACTCATTCGCTACAGGAATTGCTGCCTGAAGGGCCTGTGTTGGTGGTGGGGCTGGGTAACCGAGACATTACACCCGATTCGTTGGGCCCTGACGTGGCACAGCAGGTAATTGCCACCTACCACTTTTTGCCCGAACAGCTTGAAAGCATCGGTCTGCAAAATCTGCGTAAGGTTTGTTCGCTGGCGCCCGGCGTCATGGGACAAACTGGTTTTGAGGCAGCAAGTCTTGTCTTCGCTGCACTTAAAACGTTACCATTCTCTGCTGTGATTGCAGTAGATGCCCTTGCGGCCCGCTCAGCCTCGCGTCTAGGCAATACAATACAGCTTTCAACCTCCGGTATTTCGCCCGGCTCCGGTGTCTTAAATGCCCGCGCAGAGCTTTCGAGTCAGTCTTTGGGCGTACCGGTATTTTCGTTTGGCATACCAACCGTAGTGGATGCCGCAACGTTATTAAATGACCTCTGCCCCTCCTGCAGTAACAGCAACGAAGCTGCGTTGTCCATGATGGTAACCCCCCGCGACATTGATCAGGTTATCACACAAGGGGCACGTATTATGGCCGTGGCTATCAACCGGGCGCTTCAACCACAGCTGAGCCAGCAAGATATCACCGCACTGATGAGCTGA
- a CDS encoding stage II sporulation protein P translates to MKKTEYKMLRRLKVAIAAAITLIALWSVLAIILPALSPLLVRTALFSAALTMPEGTVNQLKERFGTASAPASVSEAPASESTSVPTSSAEVVSQPLSDESASESEPPVIDSFSSAQPEIPKKYQGEVLAENMSGKKGGLAFPISHFWLRNYTSFSEQDIKNVLKQPMNIALENTKEPQVLIYHTHATESFCPYDSEIYDTRYNWRSTDNNNNMVAVGAVMAQTLREHGIVVLQDTSQHDYPSYDGSYANSYRAIKDYLVRYPTIKVVLDLHRDAIERDGKVIVKPTLEVNGKKYAQLMVIANCDDGSGLIPNWHENFRFAAAFSDRLELNTPGITRPLMFSYRKYNQQLSTGALLIEFGSHANTLDEAKNTAVLAGEALAQVLLETQKKGS, encoded by the coding sequence GTGAAAAAGACGGAATATAAAATGCTGCGCCGCTTAAAAGTGGCCATTGCTGCTGCGATCACGCTTATCGCTCTTTGGAGCGTTCTTGCTATAATTTTGCCCGCGCTTTCGCCGCTTCTGGTTCGCACGGCACTTTTTTCGGCTGCATTGACTATGCCAGAGGGCACCGTTAACCAGCTCAAAGAGCGTTTTGGCACTGCATCCGCCCCGGCGAGCGTCTCCGAAGCCCCCGCTTCGGAATCGACTTCCGTTCCCACCTCTTCGGCCGAGGTGGTTTCGCAGCCACTCAGCGATGAATCGGCATCGGAATCCGAACCTCCCGTGATTGATTCCTTTTCGTCAGCTCAGCCTGAAATACCAAAAAAATATCAAGGCGAGGTGCTGGCGGAAAATATGTCGGGTAAAAAAGGCGGACTTGCCTTTCCAATAAGCCATTTTTGGCTGAGGAATTACACGTCTTTTTCAGAGCAGGATATCAAGAATGTGTTGAAACAGCCGATGAACATCGCGTTGGAAAACACGAAGGAACCGCAGGTTTTAATATATCACACCCACGCCACCGAAAGCTTTTGTCCCTATGACAGCGAGATCTACGACACGCGGTATAACTGGCGCAGCACCGACAACAATAACAATATGGTAGCGGTGGGGGCTGTCATGGCACAAACGCTGCGAGAACACGGTATCGTCGTTTTGCAGGACACTAGCCAGCACGATTACCCCTCTTATGACGGCTCCTATGCCAATAGCTATCGCGCTATTAAGGACTATCTGGTGCGCTACCCCACAATTAAGGTTGTGCTTGACCTGCACCGCGATGCCATAGAGCGGGACGGCAAAGTCATTGTAAAACCCACACTGGAGGTAAACGGCAAAAAATACGCCCAGCTGATGGTTATTGCAAACTGTGATGACGGCAGCGGACTTATTCCGAACTGGCACGAAAATTTCCGCTTTGCCGCTGCTTTTTCTGATAGGCTTGAGCTTAATACCCCCGGCATTACCCGACCGTTGATGTTTTCTTATCGCAAGTATAATCAGCAGCTTTCTACCGGTGCGTTGCTGATTGAATTTGGTTCGCATGCCAACACGTTAGATGAAGCTAAAAACACCGCTGTGCTTGCCGGAGAAGCGCTGGCGCAGGTGCTGCTTGAAACGCAAAAGAAGGGAAGTTAA
- a CDS encoding SprT-like domain-containing protein: protein MCDADELLKVVIAEAKALGIPVSPDILPNVQINTRAKTRFGRCVVLADGSCQIELAGRVVAAGEHACKTVLAHEILHSCKGCRNHQVRWKSFAERMNAAYGYDIQRTHSPEVLGILNDKPCRYRLQCQRCGAVLTRMKKSALVLHPERYRCRCGGQLLHL, encoded by the coding sequence ATGTGTGACGCAGACGAGCTGCTCAAAGTGGTGATCGCCGAGGCAAAGGCGCTGGGCATCCCTGTCTCGCCGGATATTCTACCAAATGTGCAGATTAATACCCGCGCTAAAACGCGGTTTGGCCGTTGCGTCGTTTTAGCGGACGGCAGCTGCCAGATTGAGCTAGCGGGGCGGGTGGTCGCTGCGGGGGAGCATGCCTGCAAAACGGTGCTGGCGCATGAAATATTACATAGCTGTAAGGGGTGTCGTAATCATCAGGTGCGGTGGAAGAGTTTTGCCGAACGTATGAATGCGGCCTACGGCTACGACATTCAGCGCACCCACAGCCCGGAGGTGCTCGGAATATTAAATGATAAGCCCTGCCGTTACCGGTTGCAGTGCCAGCGCTGTGGGGCGGTGTTGACACGAATGAAAAAAAGCGCCCTTGTGCTACATCCGGAACGTTACCGGTGTCGCTGTGGGGGGCAATTGCTTCACCTTTAA